From Demequina capsici, one genomic window encodes:
- a CDS encoding ABC transporter permease produces the protein MTGTDAPRSVIHDIGFRHYDGPRLGRGWAFRSLLVETLRGAFGLGRPARYKIMPWVLVGLFTVPALVIVTVAILTKLDTLPLSYTQYPVAISLLTSLFVAGRAPYAVSRDIRDGVIPLYLSRPITRRDYVLAKVLGLAAAVFAFIATPVTVLFVGALLAKYPVGHEVWAWLGGLLMAAALSVLVTTIALAIASFTKRRGFGVAAILATFVLTSGVSNVLIDVVSIKSTRTHGTFFAVLDPYLLVDGLAAAWLGVEPQHSTSQPDGAVGALVFTAVLVVAIAGAVAILMRRFRKVGGA, from the coding sequence CGGGTGGGCGTTCCGCTCGCTCCTCGTCGAGACGCTGCGCGGCGCCTTCGGCCTCGGCCGCCCCGCGCGCTACAAGATCATGCCGTGGGTCCTCGTAGGCCTGTTCACCGTCCCCGCCCTCGTCATCGTGACCGTCGCGATCCTCACCAAGCTCGACACCCTGCCGCTCAGCTACACCCAGTACCCCGTGGCGATCTCCCTGCTGACGTCCCTCTTCGTCGCGGGGCGCGCGCCGTACGCGGTCTCGCGCGACATCCGCGACGGCGTCATCCCGCTGTACCTCTCGCGCCCGATCACGCGCCGCGACTACGTGCTCGCGAAGGTGCTGGGCCTCGCGGCCGCTGTCTTCGCCTTCATCGCCACGCCCGTGACGGTGCTCTTCGTCGGCGCGCTGCTGGCCAAGTATCCGGTCGGCCATGAGGTGTGGGCCTGGCTCGGAGGCCTGCTCATGGCCGCGGCGCTGTCCGTGCTCGTGACGACGATCGCGCTCGCGATCGCCTCGTTCACCAAGCGTCGGGGCTTCGGCGTGGCTGCGATCCTCGCCACGTTCGTGCTGACCTCTGGGGTCTCGAACGTGCTCATCGACGTCGTCAGCATCAAGTCCACGCGCACGCACGGCACGTTCTTCGCGGTGCTCGACCCGTACCTGCTCGTCGACGGTCTGGCTGCGGCGTGGCTCGGCGTCGAGCCGCAGCACAGCACGTCGCAGCCCGACGGCGCGGTCGGTGCGCTCGTCTTCACCGCCGTGCTCGTGGTCGCGATCGCCGGGGCCGTCGCGATCCTCATGCGACGCTTCCGGAAGGTCGGTGGGGCATGA
- a CDS encoding ABC transporter permease, which produces MNIVVMRLAFRSLLGSRRSWILVGLAVLLFGVAGLTRWGSGGDIHSSASLVMNFGLGTLVPVMCLLIGTGVIAPEIEDGSIVYLLAKPLSRRAIALSKLSVATLVAVVSTVASIAIACLIAGDEHGRLALAMSGATALAAVAYTAVFFAIAILTRNPIIIGLIYALLWEGVLAGYVPGVRAVSIRQWALAPAEQLLTDPGALGVKSEVGVAVGLLMLALATAGAIVAATWRLARLPVRVSD; this is translated from the coding sequence ATGAACATCGTGGTGATGCGGCTCGCGTTCCGGTCGCTGCTCGGCAGCCGTCGTTCCTGGATCCTCGTGGGGCTCGCAGTGCTGCTGTTCGGCGTTGCCGGCCTCACGCGTTGGGGCTCCGGCGGCGACATCCACTCGTCCGCATCCCTGGTCATGAACTTCGGACTCGGCACGCTCGTGCCTGTGATGTGCCTGCTCATCGGCACGGGTGTCATCGCTCCCGAGATCGAGGACGGCTCCATCGTCTATCTGCTTGCGAAGCCCTTGTCGCGGCGTGCGATCGCGCTGTCCAAGCTCTCCGTCGCCACCCTCGTGGCCGTCGTGTCCACCGTCGCGTCGATCGCGATCGCGTGCCTCATCGCGGGCGACGAGCACGGCCGCCTCGCGCTAGCCATGAGCGGCGCCACGGCGCTCGCCGCGGTCGCATACACGGCGGTGTTCTTCGCGATCGCGATCCTCACGCGCAACCCGATCATCATCGGCCTCATCTACGCGTTGCTGTGGGAGGGGGTGCTCGCGGGCTACGTGCCGGGCGTGCGCGCGGTCAGCATCCGCCAGTGGGCGCTCGCCCCCGCCGAGCAGCTGCTCACGGACCCGGGTGCGCTCGGCGTGAAGTCCGAGGTGGGGGTCGCGGTGGGTCTGCTGATGCTCGCGCTCGCCACAGCGGGCGCGATCGTCGCCGCAACGTGGCGGCTCGCGCGCCTGCCCGTCCGCGTCAGCGACTGA
- a CDS encoding ABC transporter ATP-binding protein has protein sequence MSTIQLSGVSRWFGNVVAVNDVTMTVGPGVTGLLGPNGAGKSTLLAMMSGFLPPSSGTVTLDGEPVWRHPDIYRTVGLVPEAEAMFDSMTAREFVTANAELHYLPRPAAAALAAIEQVEMLEALDRPIGTFSKGMKQRIKMATALVHEPAVLLLDEPFNGMDPRQRLHLLGLLQRLGDSGTTVLFSSHILEEVEDIAGTIEVLVAGRQAASGNFREIRRLMTGRPHQYEISSSDDRSLAAAIIADGAADAVSISAAGLQVQTSNFGAFVHALPRIAVAEGISLHDVTPADESLESVFAYLVAR, from the coding sequence ATGAGCACGATCCAGCTCTCCGGCGTGTCCCGCTGGTTCGGCAACGTGGTGGCGGTCAACGACGTCACGATGACGGTCGGCCCCGGCGTGACCGGGCTGCTCGGCCCGAACGGCGCGGGGAAGTCCACACTGCTGGCGATGATGAGCGGCTTCCTGCCCCCGTCGTCGGGCACCGTGACACTCGACGGTGAGCCGGTGTGGCGCCACCCGGACATCTACCGGACCGTCGGCCTCGTCCCCGAGGCCGAGGCGATGTTCGACTCCATGACGGCCCGGGAGTTCGTGACCGCGAACGCCGAGCTCCACTACCTGCCGCGCCCGGCCGCCGCCGCGCTCGCCGCGATCGAGCAGGTGGAGATGCTCGAAGCGCTCGACCGGCCTATCGGCACCTTCTCCAAGGGCATGAAGCAGCGCATCAAGATGGCGACAGCGCTCGTCCATGAGCCTGCCGTCCTGCTGCTCGACGAGCCCTTCAACGGCATGGACCCGCGCCAGCGACTCCACCTGCTCGGGTTGCTGCAGCGGCTCGGCGACAGCGGCACCACCGTCCTGTTCAGCAGCCACATCCTCGAGGAGGTCGAGGACATCGCGGGCACCATCGAGGTGCTCGTGGCCGGGCGCCAGGCGGCATCCGGCAACTTCCGGGAGATCCGCCGACTCATGACCGGCCGACCCCACCAGTACGAGATCTCCTCGAGCGACGATCGCTCGCTCGCCGCCGCGATCATCGCCGACGGCGCCGCCGACGCCGTGAGCATCTCCGCCGCGGGCCTCCAGGTGCAGACGTCGAACTTCGGCGCGTTCGTGCACGCGTTGCCCCGGATCGCCGTCGCGGAAGGGATCTCGCTGCACGACGTGACGCCTGCCGATGAGTCGCTTGAGAGCGTCTTCGCCTACCTGGTCGCACGATGA